A stretch of DNA from Macrotis lagotis isolate mMagLag1 chromosome X, bilby.v1.9.chrom.fasta, whole genome shotgun sequence:
tcactgaaaaaagaactccttaaaaaaatggaattggaggggcggctaggtggcacagtggataaagcaccggccctggagtcaggagtacctgggttcaaatctagtctcagacacttaataattacctagctgtgtggccttggggaagccacttaaccccatttgccttgcaaaaacaaacaaacaaacaaaaaaccccccaaaaaaatggaattgggaaaatAGAAGCTGTAactccatgagatatcaagaaacaatgaaacaaaatcaaaaggatgaaaaaaattgaagaaaatgtgaaaaaatctcagtggaaaaataagtgatctggaaaataagccatgataaaaaaaaaagagtctagacatcatctttcaagaaaaatccaggaaaactaccctaatattttagaactagaaggtaaaaatagaaattgaaagaaaccattgatcctaaaatgaaaattcccaggaatattatagccaaatttcagagttgccaaatcaaggaaaaaatattgcaggtagccagaaagaaacaattcaaatatcatgaagccatAGTCAAGATCAtccaagatttagcagcttttatATTGAAAGATCAGAAGAGCTTGGAATAGGATAGTTCAGAGGGTAAAGAggttaggattacaaccaagaatcacctacccagcaaaactgagtttaatccatgggggtggggtggggcaggaaatgaatatttaatgaaatagaggactttcaagcattcttgatgaaaagactccaaactgaatagaaaatttgacattcaaatactGGACTGGAGAAAAAcattaaaaggtaaatggaaagagaaatcataagggattcaataaggttaaacatTCCTACTTGGAAAGATGATACTTGTGATTCCTAAGGATTTTATcactgttggggcagctagaaaGAGTATACATAGACTAAAGGCATGGGTGTGAGTTGACTATAAAGAAGTAAGAAAGAGGAATCCacaaggagggaggagaaaggagagacagaataggGCAAAATTATCTCActtaaaagaggtacaaaagagctTTTATcctagaaggggaaagggggatgctagcttaaagaggaaataatatacatgctcatttgggtataaaaatctatcttaccctacagggaagcAGGAGGCGAATGGGAAGGATAAACAGAGAagaaataaggttttttttttaattttattttatttttatttttatttattattattattattattttatttatttatttgtttattttttactttattttatttatttatttttatgtttatttatatatttatatgtttatatatatttatttttatttttatatttattcatttatatttattatttattttatttattattattattatttattttatttttattatttttatttattttttatttattttatttttattttattttattttatttttagtttttttttagtttttttttttgcaaggcaaacggggttaagtggcttgcccaaggccacacagctaggtaattattaagtgtctgagattggatttgaaccaggtactcctgactccagggctggtgctttatccactacttcacctagccgccccacgaAATAGTTTTTTAATAAGTTTTAATAATCATAGCTGTGGGGGGGggaaatttatagaaaatttatctgataaaggactcatttgtcaaataaatagagaactgagtcaaatttataagaatgaaagacattccccaattgataaatggttaaaggatatgagaGGCAGCTAGTAGCTCAGTGGttagaatactgggcctggagtcaggaaaccctgagttcaaatcttgtctcagacacttcctaggtgtgtgacactggacaagtcatttaacctctaattGATTGACAAAAGGATTCACTGAATCTACTAGAAAAGATACACTccagtattcttgccaagaaaaccctctgAACAACCATGTTACATGTGTTCATAAagagttgtgaatgacttaacaacaaaggatatgaaaggcaattttcagatgaaatcaaAGGTATCCATagacatatggaaaaatgctctaaatcactattgattagagaaatgaagattaaaacaactctgagataccacctcacacctatcagacgaaagggaaaataacaaatgttggagaaagtgtgggaaaattgggacacttgGGGgcaggtggcttagtggataaagcacctcaggagtacctgggttcaaatccggtctcagacacttaataattacctagctgtgtggccttgggcaagccacttaacctcatttgccttgcaaaaacctaaaaagagaaaaaaaaattgggacactaaagcACTGTTAGTGGAATAATGAACCTGTCctgccattctggagagcaatttagaactatgccccaaaagctataaaactatgtataccctttgactcagcaatactagTACTAGATCAGTATctcaaagacataaaaaaacaaaaaggaaaagggcttacatttacaaaaaatattcatggcagctttCTTAGTGGTGgcgaaaaaattggaaattgtggggatgtccatcagttgaggaatagctgaacaaattgttgtatatgaatgtgatagaataatattgtgttgtaagaaatgatgaacgggatgctttcagaaaaacttagaaagtttTACATGAAtcaatgcaaaataaagtgagtCAGAGAAATGAGATccagaacattgtgcacagtatTAGCAGTACTGTaggataatcaactatgaatgacttaatgGTTCTAAGTAATGCAATGATCCACAACCattctgaaggacttaaaatgaaaaatgcacTCTATCTCCAGAGGAAGAACTagatgcagattgaagcatactttttctttactttcttatttttcttggggttttttggtcagtgttctcttttacaacatggccaatatgaaaatgttttacatgactccACACAAACAGCCTttttcaaattgcttgctttctcaatgagaggggagaggagggagggaagatgagGATTTGGATCtcaccattttattttatgttttaggagacagaatttttccaattatatgtaaagacaatttttaaacatttatttcttcctcattttcctctccttcctctccctaggatggcaaacaatttgatttagttatatatgtataatcatgtaaaacaaatatccatattagtcatgttgtgaaagaagaaatagaacaaaagaaaaaaaacaaaaaaagaaagtaaaaatagtatgctttgttgtgtattcagattccatcagttctttctctgcatgtgaattatattttctatcatgagtcttttgaacttcttttggatcattgtattgctgagaagaactaagtcaactaagtcatagttgatcattgtataatgttgctgatactgtgtgcaatgttaaattttttaaaaagaatgttgaaaattatctttacaggtaattaggaaaaaatacaatatatttgCTTTCCTGAcaccaaaaagaaggaagaggaggaagaggaggagaaatgggaggaggaggagaggaagaagtaatATAGAACTTAAATAACTAGAGGACTATTCAGTGTTAGTGACTGTATTCTACCAATATGATAGAAATGATTACTACCAAAgttaatttatattcttaatgCTAGGAATAACTTTATAGAActcaataaaacaacaaaatttatttggaaaaataaaagctttagaacctcaagggaaatgaaaagagatAGTACTTTCAaacctcaaactatattataaaatagcactaatcaaaaccatctggtactgtttaaaaaacaaagagagcAATGAAACAGATTAGACTAGGGAAAATCTGAAACAATGGAACTCAAATAACACAGTATTTAATAAATCAGAAAATTTAAttacttaggggaaaaaattccatttgataaaaatttttgggaaaactggaaagcagtttggaagaaAATGGTCTTAAACTAACACCTTACACCATATTCCACAATATATTCTAACAGGATACATGATTTAAATATTACAGATCATACTATTAAAacataagaagaaaaacagaatctGTCCCTCTCACAGTTAGGGGTAAAAGATGTATTCTTGACCAAACAAGGAATAGAGGAaattacagaagataaaatacTAAGCAATTGAGTATATGGAATAGAAAAGTTTTTGctcaaacaaaattaataaacctaggataagaagggaagtggtcaaatatgaaaaaatctatcaaatttctctgattagGATTTGACAAGATAAACAACAGAAATATATGACCAAAAATCATTCCTGAagagataaatgatcaaaggatatgaataaataattctcaaaacatgaattttaagctattaataattatatgaaagaataattcaaatcactaataaccagagaaatgaaaattaaaacaaccacaAATTGGCAAAATtgacaaaagatgggaatagtcaATGATGTAGGGGTGGTGGGAAGATAGGtacattatttcattgtttttggaGTAATGAATTAGTACAAAGAGTTTGCAAAGTAACTTGGAACTCGAGAATAGGGTGACTAAAATGACCGTACCCTTTAATTCAGAGATTCCATGCTAGGATTGCAGCCCAAGGGGGCTACTGTTAGGAAGAAAATCTCTTTCTGCACCAAAATATCTATAGAAGCACATTTTGTGagagtaaagaactggaaatagagaTGTCCATAGTTcaggggaatagctaaacaaattatggcgctgaatgcaatggaatattactattctgtaggaaaagaaaatatgatgaatatagagaagtgTGAAAAGAACTACATGAAGTGATGCAGAAAGATATAAagtcatggggcggctaggtggtgcagtgaatagagcactggccttggagtcaggagtacctgggttcaaatccgacctcagacatttaataattacctagccatgtggccttgggcaagccacttaaccccattgccttaaaaaaaaaatctaaaaagaaaaagatataaagtcatgaaaacaaaataatttcaaggatgtaaaaaaaataaaaaatgaatgctgcaaAATCACAGAACAAgcaagtcttaaaaaaaaagaagaaatttaagaagaTACTCTAACTCTTTGACTGAGTTGGGAAGTCTATAAGTGTTatacattgcatatattttcagatatttttggatatattgattagtcatactgatttttttctggtttccttctctttttttgactTAAAAATGTGTTAGGATTGTTTTCTATgtaggggaagggggggagagttCATGGGGGAAATTGTTTTGTTCAGTCTTGTtggattctttgtgatcccatttcgGTAAAGATACTtctgtggtttgccattttcttctccagttcattttatggataaggaaactgaggcaaatagggttaagtcacttgtgcagggtcatacagctagtaattttctgaggtcagatttgaactaaaatgGTTCTGGGAGTTAGATTCAGATTTCTCTCCACTCAACTGGCAGGTATCATTTTCATTTCAccacaaagaaatgatgagtctTTGTTCATTTCTGTTATCATTGCAATAATTCATGCAGAAGCAACTGCCAAGGAACttgaaataaaaacttttcatTGGAGAAGTCTCTTAAGACCTTTCAAAAGTTTCTTCTCCTCCCTGGgactaagttttctcatctacaaaggTAATGGATTTACCAGGATTTGAGTCTCTTCTGGCTCTGATATTAAGGATTCCTAGAAGACCTTCACCCATATCCTCctgtttaaatgagataatattgtaaatCGGTAAACTGAGTGTccaacacatagtaggtacttttaaaatgtttgttccTTTTCCCACTTCCTCTTTCCCTTGACTTTTTCCCTCCTCTCAAATTCTACCTATCTTTTAAGACCTTTTCTATGAAGCTTTTACCAATAAATTGCCTAAGTAGTTTCTATCAATCCCTTCTCTGAGCACCAGTTAGCATCCTATAGATTGGAAGGATTAGGATGGGAGCCTTATAGAAATCTCAAGATTTCATATTATACCATAAGGTTGTGATATATAAATGAGATAGTAAAGGAACAGCAGatttggagttaagaggacctgaccCTAAACTCTCTTCCTATCAGTGTGACATTGCACAATCTTTTAATCTCCCTGGCttcattcctcatctgtaaaatgaagggattgaaagAGGTGGtttctagggtcccttccaaaGCCTGTGAGATCAACAAGTTTGATTGTGAAACTTCCCTACCCAAGAagctccaatggctccctattacctctaggtaaaatagaaatttctctggcatttaaaaccttCTCCAAACTAATTCTAGCCTACTTTTCTAGATTTATTAAGAATTAATCCAAGACACATACTTGACATTCCCAACAAGCTGGCCCCTTAGCCGGCTCTTACTTCTACAACATTCTGTTACTGGGAGGAAAGGGATtggattgtcttttgcttctttgtatCCACTCAAGTTGGCTAAATAGgcacatagtaggggcttaataaatgattattgattagctGCCTTTGTATAAGCAGCCATAGAGTTATGGATTCTTTCCTCACTTCAGGCTCTAGGAAACCTGAGTCTCCTTTACAAAGCTCAGCTCAAGGGACACCTCCCTTAGGAGACTTTCCTTATTCCCCTCTGCTGCCCCTAAGTATAGTCTTTACTTTGTGTATATTATAAACTACTTAGTTCTTTACAATTGTTTCCtcagatagaatgtaagctccctgagggcagaagcttctttggttttgtctttgtatatccagtGCCTATCACAATGCTGCTGGGggccacatagtaggcacttaataaatacctattaaTTGATTTACAGCTAgaaagatcttttaaaattacAAGAAGGGGAAAGTTGTGGAATGGCCTCAAATCCCAGGATGAGAAATAACAGCCCTATTTCAGTGGGGAGTCTTGGAAAGTTTGGGGGCAGGGCACTGACAGACTGGAAGCTTCTCCTAGATAGAAGAGTGATTAAATTCAACTAATCAATCCAAAGCCAGGCCCTAAGGGGACGGCAAAGGACCTCAGATGGGGGGAGGGCTTGGTCTGGGGAGGATCTGGGTGGAGTCTTCTTCTAGGGATCCAGGGGACAACTTGGAGTGGAGGTGGTGGTGCTATGGTCTAATTGTACAAGGGCACAAGGCTAGGGGTAACCCCCCCCCAGCTTTTAGACTCTTAGTTACCCCCCTCCCCAGTCCTTGGGAAGGAGTTCTGTCCCCTCCCCCAATCCTCCCTTTTCCTCTGAGATTAACAGAAACCTGCTAATTGTgactgccccctcccccaccctagactccctcctcccttccttctccccctccccccctccatccGAATGATAAAGGGCCCAGGGCCCCGCCTGCCTGCTGCCATACACCCTGGCCCCAACCCCTGATCCTAGGTCCCAATTTCCTAGATCAACACTACCTTCTAAGGACCTCCATGCCCAGTGCTGGGTCCTTCCCTTCCACGGTGCCCCAAGGGGGCTCCAGCCCTGGCCCCCCACAGCCAGGGCCGGAGCCAGAACCGGAGCCAGAGCCccccaagaagaaaagaaagaagaaatacctTCGGCATGACAAACCTCCCTACACCTACCTGGCCATGATAGCCCTGGTGATCCAGGCTGCCCCGGCCCGGAGGCTCAAACTGGCCCAGGTGAGAGGCAGAGGTAAAGACCCCTCTTTCTCCAAATAACCCCTTTCTGCCCGCTTCTTCATCCTTTACTCCTTTCCTCAGTTATGTCCACTCTTAAGACCTTTCCTTCCCTGATCTAATCTCTCCTTCTGTGAATACTGCCCTGCCTGAGTTCCTTACTCTTCCCTTAGCTCCTAACCTACCCAAATTTGGGTTCatagtcccttcttccctcctctgcccccccccaccccaaacccaGCCCCTTGGTGCCAACTTATAACTTtaccctcctcttttctctcccgACTGAGAGCCTCATCTCTGCCTTTCCTGATCATTCTCCACTTAGCTTTATCTCCAATCTTCAGTTCAACCTTAACCTTAATAACCAGATTCCAGTGTGGGCCTATCATCCTTAGGGCCTTCTCTAATTCTTGGGCCAGTCTTTGAGCCTGGATCCTCTATTTCCCAGACCACTCAAGTTTGCTTCCTCACCCCCAGGTTCCCCCAGTCCCCATCACCTATGCTTTGATCCTCTAATCCCAAATCCCCACCATCATTCTCTAATGTTGAATCCCCACCTCCTGGCCTCAATTCCCAGATCCTCCGATTCCTAGATTCATCCAACTCTATACATCCTACTCCTTAATTTTCCCTTATCTTCTTACTTCTAGAATCTCCCCATTTTTAGCTTTCCCCACTTCACTCCCCAAACTGAGGAAAAATTTAAGacattcccctcccccaaacctaaccctaatcttGGCTGACAGAACCTCCCTTCACATTCCCCAATCCTTCCCTCCCCAACACCATGCTTTACCTATTCTGGGTATTTTACACTCACCTCCCTGTCCTCAGTTCTACCCAGACACCCCTTCTACCAGAAGACCTCACTCCCAGTGTCACCATCCAAAGTGTCTTAGACCTTCTCTAGTTATTAAACGTGCCTGGTCACATTGATTGATCCCCTAAGCTTAACTCAACTTCCCTAGCTATGCTGTTCTGCTGAGAAAGCATTCCCCCAATTCTTTCCCATACCTTCCATTCCCGGACTCCACTCTCATGAGCAAAAAATCttaagagctagaaggaaccttttTAGACATCAGGTCAATACATATTTTGTCAGGATTCCTTTCTACACTATCCAGATCAAGTGATTTTACAACCTTCACTTGATGTCCTCCCTTTATGAAGGGATTTTAGCCAAGTGTTTCTTTACCTTGACTCTTAATCCATCTCTGCAGTTTTACCCTTGGGGGTCCCAGTTTTATCCTCTGGAACCAAGCAGCAGGATAAACTGATTATCTTTCTCCAGATTGTGCCCCTTAAACATGACAGGCAGCCCTTCACTTTTCTCCTGGCTGATCTGTCACTCCCTTTCTTGCCTCAGATATGTCCCTGCCCCTGTGTTGTGTCAGACTCAGTCAGTGGCATATGTTTACCAGCTCCAAAGCTGAGGATGTCTTCAGCAGCTGGATTGAAGATTACTTTTGCTATTCCACACTCTTAAGTGAATTGTATTCATTTTGGAGAACTATTCTGGCAACTGTATagttgaaattaaattttatagtaATGCAGAATGTTGCCTACAGTCCTTGTAGGTGGAGATAGAAACTAATAACTGTTTATCCCCAAGGTGAATAGAAACTAATAACTGTTTATCCCCAAGGTGAATCAATAATAGAGGAATACTAGGAAATGGGAATAAGAAAAGGGAGATTGACCAAAGGACAGGCTGATGACCACAGGTTAGGAATAAGAGACAGTAAGGGAAAGGATGGAGATTCCTGGAGGGGTTGGGTGATGTCATTTTCAACAAAGCCTCAGGACTACAGCTTTCTAGTTCTGCATTCTGCATTATTATCAGTcataagatttagaactagaaggaaacaGAATCCCAAACTTATTTATCCGAGGAGGAAACCAGATGACTTGTCCATGGCTTAAACCACTGATCCCAAATCCAATACTTTTTCTATCTCATTCTACTGGTAcctattttttccccaagaattCCAATTCAACTCATTCAAACTTGTGTCTTTTAAATTCATCTCACTCTCAGTTATCTCCCATAGACCCAGAGCTCTCTGAGGTCAGGGGCCATGTCTCCCTCTCAGACCCAGATTGGGTGCCAGAGCTCTCACTCCATGCCTCTGGATCTGATTTCAGATCATTCACCAGGTTCAAGCCCTGTTCCCCTTCTTCAAGGATGACTATGAAGGGTGGAAGGATTCCATCAGGCACAACCTCTCCTCTAACCGATGCTTCCACAAGGTTAGGACAACTGTTGGGGAAACCTGGGGGTGGGGTGTCATGCTGAAGGGGGAAGCCTGTTATTTGGGAAGAGGGTAAGAGGCCTGACTTCTGGCTAGGGCTGGGCCAGATCACAAGTACCAGAAATTCTCCCAATCCCCCTGGCTCTCTCTCTAGGTGCCCAAGGACCCGGAAAAGCCACAGGCCAAAGGGAATTTTTGGGCGGTGGACGTGAACCAGATCCCTGCTGAGGCCCTTCGGTTGCAAAACACAGCTGTGGCCCGTCGAGGGGAGAGGGGTGGTCAGGGCAAAGCCTTTGCCAAGGACCTGACCCCATATGTTCTTTATGGCTGTCCTTACCGGCCTCCTAGCCCCAACCCAGCCAGCGACTCCTTCAGTATTGATTCCTTGCTTGGGGATATTCCAGAAGGGCCCCAGCCCCCAAGGccatcatcttcctcttcttcctcttcttccacttCAGAGCCAGTGTCCTGGCCTTTGGGCCCCCTCTCCAAGTCACAAGAGGGGCCTTTGTGGGGCCACGGAGCACCTACTTCTCCActgtcttcttcctcctctccctcagaGGGGGGACACTGGCCCCTCCGGCCCATTCCTCTTCTGCAGGGTACCTCAACCCAAGCAGGGCTATTAGGATCTACAGGGGGGTCTCagctccctccttctctctcatcTGAGCAAGGCTCCTGGCCTCTCCTGCCCCTTCCTGTAATTCAGGGTACTTCAAATCAGGTACAGCTATCAGGAGCTGCCAGGGTCCCCCTCTGGGGACAGCTGCCCACATCATACTCCCCAATATACACCCCAAATGTGGTGATGCCCCTGGCACAACTCCCACCTCCACCTTGCCCTCAGTGTCTGCCTTCCCCAGGCCCTCCCTACTGGGGGCTAGCACCTAAAGCCACAGGTCCCACTGGCTCCCTAGGGGACTTGGATGCTCTCTTTCAGGTGGTGCCACCTAACAAGAGCATCTATGATGTGTTGGTCACTCACCCCTTG
This window harbors:
- the FOXH1 gene encoding forkhead box protein H1 — its product is MPSAGSFPSTVPQGGSSPGPPQPGPEPEPEPEPPKKKRKKKYLRHDKPPYTYLAMIALVIQAAPARRLKLAQIIHQVQALFPFFKDDYEGWKDSIRHNLSSNRCFHKVPKDPEKPQAKGNFWAVDVNQIPAEALRLQNTAVARRGERGGQGKAFAKDLTPYVLYGCPYRPPSPNPASDSFSIDSLLGDIPEGPQPPRPSSSSSSSSSTSEPVSWPLGPLSKSQEGPLWGHGAPTSPLSSSSSPSEGGHWPLRPIPLLQGTSTQAGLLGSTGGSQLPPSLSSEQGSWPLLPLPVIQGTSNQVQLSGAARVPLWGQLPTSYSPIYTPNVVMPLAQLPPPPCPQCLPSPGPPYWGLAPKATGPTGSLGDLDALFQVVPPNKSIYDVLVTHPLDLVSPNPRGSTPGTLLTWYNV